Proteins encoded in a region of the Sander lucioperca isolate FBNREF2018 chromosome 18, SLUC_FBN_1.2, whole genome shotgun sequence genome:
- the rnf144aa gene encoding probable E3 ubiquitin-protein ligase RNF144A-A isoform X2 encodes MTTARYRPTWELAVDPLVSCKLCLGEFPLEQMTTITQCQCVFCTLCLKQYVELLIKEGLETAISCPDSACPKRGHLLENEIECMVATEMMQKYKKLQFEREVLLDPCRTWCPSSTCQAVCQLKEADSPALPQLVQCAVCALEFCSTCKANWHPGQACQENNLPITSFLPGENSSFYKNEEDDAPIKRCPKCKVYIERDEGCAQMMCKNCKHAFCWYCLESLDDDFLLIHYDKGPCRNKLGHSRASVIWHRTQVVGIFAGFGLLLLVASPFLLLATPIVLCCKCKCSKGDDDPLPT; translated from the exons ATGACCACGGCACGGTACCGTCCCACCTGGGAGCTGGCCGTGGACCCCCTGGTCTCATGTAAGCTGTGCCTTGGAGAGTTCcctctggagcagatgaccaccATCACACAGTGCCAATGTGTCTTCTGTACACTG TGCCTGAAGCAGTATGTGGAACTCCTGATTAAAGAAGGACTTGAAACTGCAATTAGTTGTCCAGACTCTGCCTGTCCAAAAAGAGGACACTTGCTGGAAAATGAG ATTGAGTGCATGGTGGCCACAGAGATGATGCAGAAATACAAGAAGCTTCAGTTCGAAAGGG AGGTGCTGCTGGACCCATGCCGGACGTGGTGCCCTTCCTCAACCTGCCAGGCCGTGTGCCAACTAAAGGAAGCTGATTCTCCTGCGCTGCCCCAGCTGGTCCAGTGCGCCGTCTGTGCCCTCGAGTTCTGCTCGACCTGCAAGGCCAACTGGCACCCCGGACAGGCCTGCCAAGAGAACAACCTGCCCATTACCTCCTTCCTACCAGGAGAAAACAG ctcTTTCTATAAGAATGAAGAGGATGACGCACCAATCAAGCGCTGTCCTAAATGTAAAGTTTACATTGAGAGGGACGAGGGCTGTGCACAGATGATGTGCAAGAACTGCAAACATGCCTTCTGCTGGTACTGTTTGGAGTCCCTGGAT gACGACTTTCTCCTGATCCACTATGACAAAGGGCCCTGTCGGAACAAACTGGGCCACTCCAGGGCGTCTGTAATCTGGCACAGAACACAG GTTGTGGGGATCTTTGCTGGCTTCGGCCTGCTCCTGCTGGTTGCCTCCCCCTTCCTCCTTCTGGCCACTCCCATCGTCCTCTGCTGCAAGTGCAAGTGCAGCAAAGGTGATGACGACCCATTGCCAACCTAA
- the rnf144aa gene encoding probable E3 ubiquitin-protein ligase RNF144A-A isoform X1: MASLQCGAADFLPSTAARTVESSVAVKMTTARYRPTWELAVDPLVSCKLCLGEFPLEQMTTITQCQCVFCTLCLKQYVELLIKEGLETAISCPDSACPKRGHLLENEIECMVATEMMQKYKKLQFEREVLLDPCRTWCPSSTCQAVCQLKEADSPALPQLVQCAVCALEFCSTCKANWHPGQACQENNLPITSFLPGENSSFYKNEEDDAPIKRCPKCKVYIERDEGCAQMMCKNCKHAFCWYCLESLDDDFLLIHYDKGPCRNKLGHSRASVIWHRTQVVGIFAGFGLLLLVASPFLLLATPIVLCCKCKCSKGDDDPLPT, encoded by the exons CTCTGTGGCGGTGAAGATGACCACGGCACGGTACCGTCCCACCTGGGAGCTGGCCGTGGACCCCCTGGTCTCATGTAAGCTGTGCCTTGGAGAGTTCcctctggagcagatgaccaccATCACACAGTGCCAATGTGTCTTCTGTACACTG TGCCTGAAGCAGTATGTGGAACTCCTGATTAAAGAAGGACTTGAAACTGCAATTAGTTGTCCAGACTCTGCCTGTCCAAAAAGAGGACACTTGCTGGAAAATGAG ATTGAGTGCATGGTGGCCACAGAGATGATGCAGAAATACAAGAAGCTTCAGTTCGAAAGGG AGGTGCTGCTGGACCCATGCCGGACGTGGTGCCCTTCCTCAACCTGCCAGGCCGTGTGCCAACTAAAGGAAGCTGATTCTCCTGCGCTGCCCCAGCTGGTCCAGTGCGCCGTCTGTGCCCTCGAGTTCTGCTCGACCTGCAAGGCCAACTGGCACCCCGGACAGGCCTGCCAAGAGAACAACCTGCCCATTACCTCCTTCCTACCAGGAGAAAACAG ctcTTTCTATAAGAATGAAGAGGATGACGCACCAATCAAGCGCTGTCCTAAATGTAAAGTTTACATTGAGAGGGACGAGGGCTGTGCACAGATGATGTGCAAGAACTGCAAACATGCCTTCTGCTGGTACTGTTTGGAGTCCCTGGAT gACGACTTTCTCCTGATCCACTATGACAAAGGGCCCTGTCGGAACAAACTGGGCCACTCCAGGGCGTCTGTAATCTGGCACAGAACACAG GTTGTGGGGATCTTTGCTGGCTTCGGCCTGCTCCTGCTGGTTGCCTCCCCCTTCCTCCTTCTGGCCACTCCCATCGTCCTCTGCTGCAAGTGCAAGTGCAGCAAAGGTGATGACGACCCATTGCCAACCTAA